The nucleotide window TAAATTGCAGGGTTAAGTGCTGATTTAGGGTATCAAAAATAGCAAACAGTGCCACGGATTGCCAACGGGTTTCGGGCGATTCAGCGATTTGGAAGGCGGTGACTTCTTTGCCAGATTCGGGACTGTGGAATCCCAATCCTTGATGGATGAGGCGTTGCTGGACATCGGTGAGGGTTAGGGAGTCTATCGGTTGAATGCGGCTGTTGAGGGGAAGAAAATCGCCTAAATTGGGGAGATTTAAAGCGGATTCGCGGAGAGGATTAACTTCAAAGGTAGTCGCCTCTAATAAAGGGTCAGCGATCGCATAGATAGGATGACTTTCTGGCGGTTGCGGGACGGACCCTTTTTCATAAAAAGCTCGCCCTTCTGGGGTGAGTTTAAGGGAACCGTCGGGGAGAACATTTAGGGTATTTAATACCTTGAGATTGGCGGTGGTACTTCTAACAAAAATGGGGTCCAAACCCAAGACTTGGGCGAGTTCAACCTCGGTGGGTTTCGGGGTAATTTCTAAGCTGGCCCGGAGGATAAATTCTTCTAAAACATTGAATTTTCTGGGCGCAGTTACCATTAATTCTATGCCCGTTTGAAGCATAGCATAGCGGAATTGTCTAGCGGCAATTACCGATAAGCCCGGACTGGTTTTTTCGAGTTTTTCCACCGAGGTTTGCAGGGAGGAATCAATGGGTTTAGGGGAGGATTCGAGAAACATCAATTAGACCTCCTTGATGACGCACAACATTAGACACTTCTGAATAAATTCGCCCGACTTCCCCATGATGATGGGCGAATAATTCATGACAGCCAACGATAACCAGCAATTCCCGGGCGCGAGAAAAGGCCACATTCACCCGTTCAGATTTTTTAGCAAATCCCACTTTTCCTTCGGAATTATTGCGAACCATGCTAACAATAATTATGGACCTTTCCATCCCTTGAAATTGGTCAACAGTTCCGGTTCTAATTTGCAGAGAAGGGAAGCGGCTGTCATCCAAGATTCGTTCTTCAATCCGGTTGAGTTGGGCGCGATAAAAGGTGATGATACCAATTTCTTTGGGGGGATGACCCTGGGCGACTTTTTCGGCCCAAGTGGTTTCCATATCTTGACAAAGTTGCTCGATCGCCTCAATTTCTTTGGGATTAATAAAGGATGTCCCTTCTTTGCGTTCGCCAAAGGTGGAATCTTGGGGCATTTTCACCCAAATCAGGTGTTGATGTGCCTGGATGATGGCACTATCCAGGTGATGTTTGCGGGCTTGATCCGGGTCTAAAATGCCGCATTGGAGACGGCGATCGTAAAATTGATTAATCGCCCCCATGATGTTGGGATGCATCCGATATTGAATCGTTAGCATGGTTTTGATAGACTCGGGGGCGGCATCAAATTGCAGTTTAAAGAAGGAGTCTTCTAAAAATTGCAAGGCATCTTTACTGCTGCCCATTTCGATGGCAATATCTTCAATAGTATCATCATTCAGCATAGGCGGTAACTGACAGCGATCGCCGACTAAAACTAACCGTTTAGCTTTGAGGGCGGGAATTAATAATTCCGGCGGTGTGCATTTGCTGACTTCATCGACAATCACCACATCAAATTTATTAAATTCTTCGGAAAAGTCTCGACGCGCCGCTTGGACACAGGTAATCCCAATTACATTGGCATTATCCAGATAAATTTGGCGTAATTCAGTGCGGTCCTGTTCCGAAGGATTACGGAGTTTATCAATCCAATCTTGGACTAAGTTTTGATAGCGATTTAGATACTGTTCTTCCTGATTTCCCGCCTGTTCCCAGGTTTCAAACTGGGTTTTGACTTGGTGTAAAAAAGGCAAATCACAGCAGTGGTTCTCGGCAATTTGCGGCAGGCGATCGCGTAGGGTTTCCCAGGTTTGCCGCCACCAATTGCGATGGTTGAGTAAGGGTTCTGGCAGATTGGTAGTCAGTTGTTGGGTAATTTCATGCAGTTCCAGTTCACACTGTTCTAGTTGCTGTTGCAGCGGTTGCAAATTTTGTTGTTGCTGGGTGAGATAGCTTTCAATTAGACCCTGAATATGACCTAAAACTTCAAAGGGGGCTAAGGCAGCAATTGCGTTTTCTAAGTTAGTAATTCGACTTTCCCAGGATTGCACCAGTGTCGCAAATTCTGAGGGTTTTTCCCAAATTAAAGCCCGGTTAGCTTGATATCGCTGGACGCCGGTTAAAATTGCCGGAGGAAGGTGAGGTTGTTGGCTTAATTTTTGTAACTGTTCTAACGCTTTTTGGAGAGTTTTTTCTCCTTCTTGACGCAATAAATTTAGGGCAGATTGTGATTGTTCAAGTTGCGGTTTTTGGGCGGCAATCCAATGCTGAATTTGATGCCACTGTTGCCCAATATGGCTTAATCCCTGTTCCGTTTCCGTTTTCAGCGGGAGTAAACATTGGCGCGCCTGGGTGACAATTTCATCGATGCTAGTTTGGGCGATTTGTTGCAAAGTCAATTCGACTGACTGAACTTGCCACAAGGTGGCATACTGCTGTTGCTGCTGCTGTAAAATTTCCTGGGTTTTCACGACTAAATTCTGCCGTCCCGATGTCGTCAGTTGGGGATAATTGCCATATCCTGCCGCCAGTTCCCTCCATAAACTGCGATCGCCTGCTGAAAAGACAATCGGAGGCTGATTTAGACTGCGGTGCAAAAATTCATTAAAATAGGAATGATTGCCTTTGGTATTGCGAAAATTGCCCTTAGTTTCATAAGCTAAGGCTTTGAGAAATTGCTCCCAATTCGGCAGTTCCGTCACCGGATGATTGCCATAGTTGGGCATAATTGCCACATTCAAGGTTTGGGCGATCGTCAGTAAACTATCGGGAACATGAATCAATTTACTGTTAAAGGGTTGACCCGTTTGGACCGCTTGTCTTAAAATGGTATAAACTTGGGCAGGTGCTGTTTCTAACCAAACCCCAACCTCTTTAATCACGCGGTCAATTTCTAACTTACGAGTTTGTAAATTTTGAAAGCGTTGCTGGAGGGATTTTTGCTTCGTTAAGGCTTGTTCATATTCCCCTTGCAGTTGCTGCAATGGAGTGGAATCTGCCCGAAATTGTTGGACGGCAGCAGCAGCAGCAGCGATCGCCTCAGCAGTGCGATTCGCTTCTGTGACAATTTCCCTAAATTTAGCCAACTCTGGCGCAACGGTTTCGCAACACCAAGCTGCCAACCCAAATGCACCGCGATCGGGACGAATCCATCCCAATTCTTGGGTTAAAGGTAATGCCACTCGCACTGCATCAATAAAAGTTTTAACCCTACTATCTTCCAAGGTATAAGGGCGAATTTCAGCCAATAACTTCACCACATCGGGAGATTCCCAGGGTACATTTGGCGCAGCAGCTAACAACGCTGCCAACTCCTCACTCACCCGTTTTACTTCGGGATTTTGCGCTTGTGCCGCCTGATACTGCTGTTCCCAAATTGCCCGATTTTCTAGTAAACTCTCCTGACGTTCTTTCCAAAACAGGCGATCGCTGGCGAGTGCTTCTTCCGCTGCCAAATACACCTCAAATTCCGCCGCTACCTTCCGCATTTGGTGATAAAATACTAAATCATTGCGCCGTTTTTCCAAATCCGTCTCACAGTGACTCGCCGTATTTTGCAGCCAAGTCCCGATCGCATTCTCTTCTAAATAAGGCGCACCTTCTTCCTGTACCTTCTCCGCTTTTCCCTTTCGCAACGCTCGAATCACGGGACTATGCACCAATCGACTCAAAGCATTATCCACCGCTAAATTGGCTTGAGATGCGATTAAAGTCCGTCCCCCTCGGCGCGCCACCTGGTAGCAAATTTCCGCAATTACTGTGGTTTTTCCCGTCCCCGGAGGACCTTGAATTAAGACTAAATCTTTGGCAGATAACACCATTTCCACGGCGGCAATTTGGTCCGGATTGGCAGCGGGTAATAGTAACTCCGCCCTCTCCAGTTTAACCGAGTTTTTCGGAACCCTTGCCTGTCCCGCATCAAAGAAAAATTGGCCTAAAAAGGGATTCTGACTATGACCCTGTTCCAGCCGTTTTAAGGCGTTCATTTTATGAGTGATTTGACTCAGTTCCCCAAAGGCTTCAAACAATAAATATCCGCTTTCGGGTAACTGATAATAACCCCCTGCCATCAACTCTAGCAAATCAGAATCCGGCTTAATTCTCAGCAACCGCCGTTCAGTATCCACCGAGTCAATTCGCCCTAAAATTCGTCCATCCCGGCCATTTTTTCCCAGGGGAGAACTTTCAAATAGGCGAAGCTGTTCGCTGCGGGCTTTATAAGTGCGACTCCAGAATTCCCCTGCGGCTAATTCGGTTTCGCTGCTGCCGTCAATGGTTGCCTCACGACTGTCCAATTCAAAGCTAATCCGGCGCGCATCCGCCCCATAATTATGACCGATAAACGGTACACAAAACTGCCGTGATTCCGCAATCCGTCGTTCAATTTCTACATAAACTCGCCATGCCTGAAGTTGTTCCTCAGTGGGAATTAAATCTCCAGAAACCGGCAGTTTTGCCATGCGTTTTAAGGCGGAACGAGGAACGCCTAAATCATACTGATGATCCGGCAGCAACCGCAGACGACAGAGGACCGTAAACCCATCCCCGCGTCCCCGAGTTTGGGGAACAAAAGTCACATCAATTAAACGTAATCCACCCCGTCCATCGGGACTGACTACAGCCTTTAAAGATAAGGTTTTGTAGCGCTTTTCTAACAGAGGAATTCCCGGTTCATCCCGATCGCAAGCAAGGGTAAGTTGCCACCGTTCCTCTCCCGCATCTTTCCCCGACCCCAGACGGCGCAAGTAAAAAGAGTGCGATCGCTGTTCTAACAGTTGTGCGAATAACAGTTCCGCCCGATCGCGACGACTGCGAAAATCCTCATCGCGATCGCTGGGTTTCTCCCCTGCCAGTTCCCGAATCACATTGGCGATCGCTGTTTTGCCAACGAACCGATACCCCCACTTTGCCTCCTCCTGCTTGGCAGCAGATTTCTCCGAGGGTACTACCGTCGTCACCCACTCCACCCGACTGATAATCTCCGCAGTAACCTGAATCTCGCGCTTGTCCCCCTCGGAACATAAATATACCGACCCTGACAACCGAGTTCCTGCGGGGATTCCCTGGGAATTCACCGCCATCTGTAGCGACTGTAACCCCGGGGACAAATACTGCGATCGCACTTGCAACCAATCCAAGTCCGACACCACCTGACAAGACTCACCCAGTTGCAGTTCCCAACCCTTTTCTACCTGGCGATTCGGTTCAATCTCCCCAAACTCCAATCGCCCTGGAACCGCCCAAATTGCGCCTTCCCACTGGACATTTTCCGCGCTTCCCGTCAATCTCACCTGATGCAAAATCGGCGCGGTATTTGCCTCACCCCTTATCGCTACAGCACCCGTTTCACCCCCAACAGTTCGGGCGATCGCCAAATTCTCCAAGCGCACTCCGGCAACCGTCACCACCACCGCAGGCGCATCCACCGCAAACAGCACAGAATCACCGCCACTCCCGCGAATCGTCACTGCACGCGCGATCGTGAAGGTTCCCTTGTAATCTCCCGGTTTTAAGGAGATTTCATATCCATCCCGGACAATTTCCAGTAATTCAACAAAATTGGTGGGATCTGCTTCAATCGACGGCACAATCACTCCTGACTCATAGTGCGGCATCTTGGCGATCGGGCGATCGCCTGGGCGTGAAACTGTGGTTTCATTTTACCTTAAATTGTCTCTCCCTACAACGTCCCATTTTCAGCTATTATCCCCAGCTTTGTCTTAGATTAAGTATCACAAATCATGAAACTTGTCAATCCGTGATTTTTCCTTCTATTCTGACCTGATTTTCTTCATTCTGATCGCTGCTATCATCCGCCGTTACTTCCAACTTTTGAGCCAAAATTTCTAAGCGGTGGTGTTCTTTTTTTAGTTTTTCTTCTAACTCTTGAAGTTGGTCTCTGCGCGCTTCTAATTCTAGGGCTCGACGGGAGAGTTCCTGACTTTGTAAAGTCAAAGATTGCCGCCATTGTTCAATCTCATCCGCCTGTTCCTGTAAAAAATCCGGCGTCAATCCTTTGGTCAAATATTGTTGAACCAGATTAATCGCCCATTCCGTCGCCTCATTGATCGTGCGAATTTGTCCCCCAGTGGTAATATCCGCTAAAACCAGAATTCCCTCGCCAAAGGCATTGGCTTCTGTGGTGACAATTGGCTCAGTTTCTGACACCAAAGCCCAGATATCTCCAGATTTCTGACAGGCGAGTAGTCGTAACCCTGTTTTGCCTAAGAATCCTTTTTTTTGCACCTGAGCTAAGTATATCATTGCAGTCTGCTTCAAAAGGTGATGGATTGGAATGGGCGAGAATTGTCGGTTTCCGGTCCCATTCTCAATGAGAGAGAGGACCGGAGGCAGATTTATCTTCAACAGTTAGGGGGTTTCGGGATTATTCACCTCTTAATTGACGGAGGCGATCGCGTAAAATTTCCCCCTGCTTTTCCGCTTCGGCGAGGCTGTCTCGCGCCCCTTGGACCACTTCTGGCGGGGCTTTGTCCACGAATTTAGCGTTAGATAATCGCCCAGAAATGGATTTCACTTCTCCCTCAATTTTACCCAAACTTTTCTCCAGTTTGGCACAGAGTTGTTCTATATCCACCACTCCTGCTAGAGGCACTAATACTTGGACAGTTCCCACCACTCCGGCGATGGTTTGTTCCGGTTCTTCCGCTAAAGCTGGGGTAATCGTCAAGTCTTCAACTTTGGCTAAACCTTGAATATAAGATTCCCCGCGATGGAGAATATCCCGTTCTTTATCGCTGTCACTTTGCAAAATGGCTTTAATTTTTGCCCCAGGTTTAATATCCACCTCGGCGCGTAAATTCCGAATAGTCCGAATCGACCCAATAATTAACTGGAAGTCCGATTCTAAGTCACTATCCATCAAATTAGCATCAGCTTCGGGATAGGATTGCACCGCTAAGGATGCCGTTGACTCTGCTTGGGTTAAGGTATGCCAAATTTCCTCCGTGATATGAGGAACAAACGGATGGAGTAATTTGAGAATTCCCTCTAAGACGAAAGCGAGGGTTTGTTGCGCCACCCGTCGGGAAGCGGCATTTTCTCCTTGTAAGCGCGACTTGACTAATTCAATATACCAGTCACAGAAATCTCCCCAAATAAACTCATACAAAGTTTTGGCAGCATCCCCTAATCCGTAGGTATCGACTGCTTCACAGGTTTGTTGCACCGTGTGATAATACCGCGACAAAATCCAGCGATCGCACAGTTCCAAATTCGAGGCATTCTCTCCCGGATTCCCCAACTGTTGCGGCGTCTGTCCCTCTAAATTCATCATCACAAACCGCGCCGCATTCCACAGTTTATTCGTGAAATTCCGCGACGCTTCCACCGATGCCGACTCATCGGTAGTCCGATTATATTCCAAGCGAATATCTTGACCCGCGCCCACAACTTCCCGGATTAAGGTATAACGGAGAGAATCAGTCCCATATTTTTCAATCAACAGCAACGGGTCAATCCCATTCCCCGAAGACTTGGACATTTTTTTGTTATTTTCATCCCGGACTAATCCGTGAATGTAAACATCTTTAAACGGCATTTTCTCCGTAAAATGTCCCGCCATCATCGTCATCCGCGCTACCCAGAAGAAGATGATATCAAAGCCTGTAACTAGAGTTGTCGTGGGATAATAGGTGCTTAAATCTTCAGTTTGGTCAGGCCATCCCAAGGTAGAAAACGGCCATAATCCAGAGGAAAACCAAGTATCCAACACATCCGGGTCTTGTTGAATTTGGACGGCTTCCCCAAATTGTTCTTTTAGTTTAGCGGTAGCTTCCTCAGCCGATTTTGCCACCACAAACGGCGTATCATCCGCAATCATTCCCCCGGTTTCACTAATCGCATACCAAGCGGGAATTTGATGTCCCCACCAGAGTTGGCGAGAAATACACCAATCTTTGAGTTTTTCCAACCAATCGCGATACACTTTCGTCCAGCGATCGGGGACAAACCGAGGGGAATTTTGCTCATCCAGGAACGTCAAGGCGCGACTGGAGAGAGAGTCAATTTTAACAAACCACTGAGTTGAAATCAGGGGTTCGACCGGGACTTTACCGCGATCGCTATAAGGAACCGTATGCTTATATTCCTCCACCTTCACCAGCAGTCCTTCTGCCTCCAACTGCTGCACCACTGCTTTTCTGGCATCCTGGCGATCGTGTCCCGCAAAAGGTCCGGCATTCTCATTCAATGACCCATCTTTATTCATAATGGTAATAAACGGCAAATTATGCCGCATTCCCATTTCAAAATCATTCGGGTCATGGGCCGGAGTTACTTTAACACAACCCGTCCCAAAACTTGGATCAACAAACTCATCTCCCACAATCGGAATTTCCCGATTCATAATCGGCAGCGTTAACATTTTCCCAATTAACCCTTTGTAGCGATCGTCATTGGGATTCACCGCAACTGCCGTATCTCCTAACATTGTTTCGGGTCGAGTCGTCGCCACCTCCACAAATCCAGATCCATCACTCAGGGGATAGCGAAAGTGCCATAAATGACCATTCACTTCCCGCTGTTCCACCTCCAAATCCGACACCGCAGACTGACTCGCCGGACACCAATTCACCATATATTTACCGCGATAAATCAGTCCCTCCTCATGCAAGGCGATAAACGCTTCCAAAACCGCCTTGGAAAGACCTTCATCCATCGTAAACCGTTCGCGAGTCCAATCCACAGAAACACCCAACCGGCGCAACTGATTCGTAATCGTATTACCAGACTCTTCTTTCCATTGCCAAGCGCGTTCCAGGAACTTCTCCCGTCCCACTTGATCCCGCGTTTTGCCATCTTCGCGCAGTTGCCGTTCCAAAATCGTCTGGACCGCAATACTGGCATGATCCGTCCCCGGCAACCATAGGGTATTGCGCCCTTTCATGCGATGATACCGCACCAGCACGTCAATCAGGGCGCTTTCAAAGGCGTGCCCCATGTGTAAACTACCCGTAACATTGGGCGGGGGAATCATGATACAGTAAGGCTCTCCCGGGTGATTCGGGTCCGCTTTAAAAACCTGATTCTCTTCCCAAAACGCCTGCCACTTGGCTTCTGTCGTCTTGGGTTCATATTGACTCGGTAAGTTAGGAATGGTGGAAGTCATCGGGAATATAAGGTGAACGGATTACAAACTGATCTATCTTACGATTTTGCCACAAGCCTTTGACGGAAACGAAGGGAAAATAATCAGGACCCCTCCAGGAAGGATGGCAATGGCGGCAGTTGTAGCGGGACCCTGACCCTAAAAGCTGGGGACGTAGGGTCCTAGGGGAAGAGTCTACCGCGTTTTGGAGGGTCCTGGCGATCCAGAAGGGTCGGGAAATTGGCATCCGTAGCTGGTTGGGGTCGCTTTTGTAGGTGATCGGCTGAGTCTAACGCAATAGGCAATGTGGGGAATCAGGCCCTTAGAAAAAAGGTTGCCAAAGCGGTAGAAAAAGGGATTTAACAGAATCCAGGAAATACTAACCTAGCCTACCCCGTGTCGAGTCTACCTAGAACCCGAATATAGAAAAATTCCTGGCTTTGGAAAAGAATAAACCCTAAATGTAGTATAATGTAGTGTTGAATGGTAGAATTAGCTGTATCGGCTACTCAGTTGTCGAGCAATCTACCTATAAAATCATAAATAATGTGGAGTTTCCGTGAAAAATTACTTTCAAAATCAGGAATATGTTTTGAAATGGATTAGTTTTTACTATCTAGGTTTCCGCTACCAAGGTCGTGGCGTAATGACCTGGAATCCAGAACAAGGATTTTATATCCAAGCATTTTTAGAAACTCCTCAAGAATTTCCAAAAACTACCATTGAATTAAATAAACCCGATATCATCAGAAAACAGCATTTAACATCGATTCGGATGAAATCCACCAATTTTACCTGGGCTATTGTTCCGAACGTACATTTGGG belongs to Laspinema palackyanum D2c and includes:
- a CDS encoding AAA domain-containing protein; translated protein: MPSIEADPTNFVELLEIVRDGYEISLKPGDYKGTFTIARAVTIRGSGGDSVLFAVDAPAVVVTVAGVRLENLAIARTVGGETGAVAIRGEANTAPILHQVRLTGSAENVQWEGAIWAVPGRLEFGEIEPNRQVEKGWELQLGESCQVVSDLDWLQVRSQYLSPGLQSLQMAVNSQGIPAGTRLSGSVYLCSEGDKREIQVTAEIISRVEWVTTVVPSEKSAAKQEEAKWGYRFVGKTAIANVIRELAGEKPSDRDEDFRSRRDRAELLFAQLLEQRSHSFYLRRLGSGKDAGEERWQLTLACDRDEPGIPLLEKRYKTLSLKAVVSPDGRGGLRLIDVTFVPQTRGRGDGFTVLCRLRLLPDHQYDLGVPRSALKRMAKLPVSGDLIPTEEQLQAWRVYVEIERRIAESRQFCVPFIGHNYGADARRISFELDSREATIDGSSETELAAGEFWSRTYKARSEQLRLFESSPLGKNGRDGRILGRIDSVDTERRLLRIKPDSDLLELMAGGYYQLPESGYLLFEAFGELSQITHKMNALKRLEQGHSQNPFLGQFFFDAGQARVPKNSVKLERAELLLPAANPDQIAAVEMVLSAKDLVLIQGPPGTGKTTVIAEICYQVARRGGRTLIASQANLAVDNALSRLVHSPVIRALRKGKAEKVQEEGAPYLEENAIGTWLQNTASHCETDLEKRRNDLVFYHQMRKVAAEFEVYLAAEEALASDRLFWKERQESLLENRAIWEQQYQAAQAQNPEVKRVSEELAALLAAAPNVPWESPDVVKLLAEIRPYTLEDSRVKTFIDAVRVALPLTQELGWIRPDRGAFGLAAWCCETVAPELAKFREIVTEANRTAEAIAAAAAAVQQFRADSTPLQQLQGEYEQALTKQKSLQQRFQNLQTRKLEIDRVIKEVGVWLETAPAQVYTILRQAVQTGQPFNSKLIHVPDSLLTIAQTLNVAIMPNYGNHPVTELPNWEQFLKALAYETKGNFRNTKGNHSYFNEFLHRSLNQPPIVFSAGDRSLWRELAAGYGNYPQLTTSGRQNLVVKTQEILQQQQQQYATLWQVQSVELTLQQIAQTSIDEIVTQARQCLLPLKTETEQGLSHIGQQWHQIQHWIAAQKPQLEQSQSALNLLRQEGEKTLQKALEQLQKLSQQPHLPPAILTGVQRYQANRALIWEKPSEFATLVQSWESRITNLENAIAALAPFEVLGHIQGLIESYLTQQQQNLQPLQQQLEQCELELHEITQQLTTNLPEPLLNHRNWWRQTWETLRDRLPQIAENHCCDLPFLHQVKTQFETWEQAGNQEEQYLNRYQNLVQDWIDKLRNPSEQDRTELRQIYLDNANVIGITCVQAARRDFSEEFNKFDVVIVDEVSKCTPPELLIPALKAKRLVLVGDRCQLPPMLNDDTIEDIAIEMGSSKDALQFLEDSFFKLQFDAAPESIKTMLTIQYRMHPNIMGAINQFYDRRLQCGILDPDQARKHHLDSAIIQAHQHLIWVKMPQDSTFGERKEGTSFINPKEIEAIEQLCQDMETTWAEKVAQGHPPKEIGIITFYRAQLNRIEERILDDSRFPSLQIRTGTVDQFQGMERSIIIVSMVRNNSEGKVGFAKKSERVNVAFSRARELLVIVGCHELFAHHHGEVGRIYSEVSNVVRHQGGLIDVSRILP
- a CDS encoding valine--tRNA ligase, translated to MTSTIPNLPSQYEPKTTEAKWQAFWEENQVFKADPNHPGEPYCIMIPPPNVTGSLHMGHAFESALIDVLVRYHRMKGRNTLWLPGTDHASIAVQTILERQLREDGKTRDQVGREKFLERAWQWKEESGNTITNQLRRLGVSVDWTRERFTMDEGLSKAVLEAFIALHEEGLIYRGKYMVNWCPASQSAVSDLEVEQREVNGHLWHFRYPLSDGSGFVEVATTRPETMLGDTAVAVNPNDDRYKGLIGKMLTLPIMNREIPIVGDEFVDPSFGTGCVKVTPAHDPNDFEMGMRHNLPFITIMNKDGSLNENAGPFAGHDRQDARKAVVQQLEAEGLLVKVEEYKHTVPYSDRGKVPVEPLISTQWFVKIDSLSSRALTFLDEQNSPRFVPDRWTKVYRDWLEKLKDWCISRQLWWGHQIPAWYAISETGGMIADDTPFVVAKSAEEATAKLKEQFGEAVQIQQDPDVLDTWFSSGLWPFSTLGWPDQTEDLSTYYPTTTLVTGFDIIFFWVARMTMMAGHFTEKMPFKDVYIHGLVRDENNKKMSKSSGNGIDPLLLIEKYGTDSLRYTLIREVVGAGQDIRLEYNRTTDESASVEASRNFTNKLWNAARFVMMNLEGQTPQQLGNPGENASNLELCDRWILSRYYHTVQQTCEAVDTYGLGDAAKTLYEFIWGDFCDWYIELVKSRLQGENAASRRVAQQTLAFVLEGILKLLHPFVPHITEEIWHTLTQAESTASLAVQSYPEADANLMDSDLESDFQLIIGSIRTIRNLRAEVDIKPGAKIKAILQSDSDKERDILHRGESYIQGLAKVEDLTITPALAEEPEQTIAGVVGTVQVLVPLAGVVDIEQLCAKLEKSLGKIEGEVKSISGRLSNAKFVDKAPPEVVQGARDSLAEAEKQGEILRDRLRQLRGE